The proteins below are encoded in one region of Aquisphaera giovannonii:
- a CDS encoding prenyltransferase/squalene oxidase repeat-containing protein, whose product MDAGPPAPERPQKFRRWLDDLARRYDDTETVYSVPSWGLSLMLHALLLLILALLIRAGNGTSEKKEIKGAIAIPAIGDLSSLVEADRAGDPFTKEQTDDQPSIGLETIEPIARFAQPEIPNLERFAPDLSGPNGDPKGGVKILNEASGAGTLRGGAQFPSLSADISAPFSGRQGLDRAQLVRREGGTVHSEKAVEEGLEWLVRHQAADGSWSLNFQDHCGADPCPAERTMESQTAATGLALLPLLGAGYIHNVKCRHQDSVRRGIEWLIHNQQPNGDLFTGPPGIAYMYSHAIGAMALCEAYGLSRDSNLKEPARHALEFIIESQNSQTGGWRYAPGQAGDTSVFGWQIFALRSGHLAGLTVPKSTLKGCSDWLNAAATDSKKVLYAYQPGHEVSPIMTAEALVARQLLGWPRNHPSLVKGAGRIAAHLESNKDRNIYYWYYATQLLHNMKNKDWEKWNPEVREGLIGAQVKDDSCANGSWDPFQPNQDRWGVVAGRLFQTSLSILTLEVYYRYLPLYRTSDTDGLEANAAPPEARKKPQAGRQP is encoded by the coding sequence ATGGACGCAGGTCCCCCCGCCCCCGAGCGGCCCCAGAAGTTTCGGCGCTGGCTGGACGACCTGGCGCGTCGGTACGACGACACGGAGACGGTGTACTCGGTCCCCTCCTGGGGGCTCAGCCTGATGCTCCACGCCCTGCTCCTGCTGATCCTGGCGCTGCTCATCCGCGCGGGGAACGGGACGTCGGAGAAGAAGGAGATCAAGGGGGCGATCGCGATCCCGGCGATCGGCGACCTGAGCTCGCTGGTGGAGGCGGATCGGGCCGGCGACCCATTCACGAAAGAGCAGACCGACGATCAGCCCTCCATCGGACTGGAGACGATCGAGCCGATCGCCCGGTTCGCCCAGCCCGAGATCCCTAACCTGGAACGCTTCGCGCCGGACCTCTCCGGGCCGAACGGCGATCCGAAGGGGGGAGTCAAGATCCTCAACGAGGCCTCCGGCGCCGGCACTCTGAGGGGCGGTGCCCAGTTCCCGTCGCTCTCGGCGGACATCTCGGCCCCGTTCTCGGGGCGCCAGGGGCTCGACCGCGCCCAGCTCGTCCGTCGCGAGGGGGGCACCGTCCACTCCGAGAAGGCCGTGGAGGAGGGGCTGGAGTGGCTCGTCCGGCACCAGGCGGCCGACGGCTCGTGGTCGCTCAATTTCCAGGACCACTGCGGGGCCGACCCCTGCCCCGCCGAGCGGACCATGGAATCCCAGACCGCCGCGACGGGCCTGGCCCTGCTGCCGCTGCTCGGGGCCGGCTACATCCACAACGTGAAGTGCCGTCACCAGGACTCCGTCCGGCGGGGCATCGAGTGGCTGATCCACAACCAGCAGCCCAATGGCGACCTCTTCACCGGCCCGCCGGGCATCGCCTACATGTACAGCCACGCCATCGGCGCCATGGCCCTGTGCGAGGCCTACGGCCTGTCCCGTGACTCCAACCTGAAGGAGCCGGCCCGGCACGCCCTGGAGTTCATCATCGAGTCGCAGAACTCTCAGACCGGCGGCTGGCGATACGCCCCCGGCCAGGCCGGAGACACCTCGGTCTTCGGCTGGCAGATCTTCGCCCTGCGGAGCGGGCATCTCGCCGGCCTGACCGTACCCAAGTCCACCCTCAAGGGGTGCTCCGACTGGCTCAACGCGGCGGCGACCGATTCCAAGAAGGTGCTCTACGCCTACCAGCCCGGGCACGAGGTCTCGCCCATCATGACGGCCGAGGCCCTGGTGGCTCGCCAGCTCCTCGGCTGGCCGCGGAACCACCCGTCCCTCGTGAAAGGGGCCGGCCGGATCGCCGCCCACCTCGAGAGCAACAAGGACCGCAACATCTACTACTGGTACTACGCGACCCAGCTCCTCCACAACATGAAGAACAAGGACTGGGAGAAGTGGAACCCCGAGGTCCGCGAGGGCCTCATCGGGGCGCAGGTGAAGGACGATTCCTGCGCGAACGGGAGCTGGGATCCGTTCCAGCCGAACCAGGATCGCTGGGGTGTGGTCGCCGGCCGGCTCTTCCAGACCTCGCTGTCGATCCTCACGCTCGAGGTCTACTACCGCTACCTGCCGCTCTACCGGACCTCGGACACCGACGGCCTGGAGGCCAACGCGGCGCCGCCCGAGGCCCGGAAGAAGCCCCAGGCGGGTCGCCAGCCCTGA
- a CDS encoding 30S ribosomal protein S1, which produces MADQNPSPRPDHAHGSKPSSPIRPGPPPDAEESLLDEVLDKAMGEVAGAGPRQEVSLKRQWDDQLEAELEAALAGFDPKSIDPRRERPKRAEKPADDKSKPGERDRSHSHDARKAVRTGRVIGARGKSLFIDLGGKSEGVIPIGSFEGEIPVPGSTIEVVFDHYDPSEGIQHLRLKGSAIEANWDNLREGVVVEGRGTKAVKGGLEVDVDGIRAFMPISQIDLNRVESAADYVNQKLKAIVTEVNSREKNLVISRRELLEQERAELREKTWATLEVNQTREGVVRSVKDFGAFVDIGGVDGLLPIGEMSWSRVQKVEDLIKTGDKVTVKVLKIDPVTRKLTLGLKQLMPSPWEGVEQKYPRGLMVNGKVTKLMEFGAFVELEPGVEGLIHVTELSPTRVRKISDIVKPEQEVEVRILKVEPDLKRISLSLLPAKGKDAPKADEPEEEDEPETPPIPKPERKVPLKGGLGDKDRGLFG; this is translated from the coding sequence ATGGCCGACCAGAACCCCTCTCCCCGCCCCGATCACGCCCACGGCTCCAAGCCCTCGTCCCCGATTCGCCCGGGCCCACCGCCGGACGCCGAGGAGAGCCTGCTCGACGAGGTCCTCGACAAGGCGATGGGGGAGGTCGCGGGGGCCGGCCCACGCCAGGAGGTCTCCCTCAAGCGGCAGTGGGACGACCAGCTCGAGGCCGAGCTCGAGGCGGCCCTCGCGGGCTTCGACCCCAAGTCCATCGACCCGAGGCGGGAGCGGCCCAAGCGCGCCGAGAAGCCCGCGGACGATAAGTCGAAGCCGGGCGAGCGCGACCGCTCCCATTCCCACGATGCCCGGAAGGCCGTCCGCACGGGGAGAGTCATCGGCGCGCGGGGCAAGAGCCTGTTCATCGACCTCGGCGGCAAGAGCGAGGGGGTGATCCCGATCGGCAGCTTCGAGGGCGAAATCCCGGTCCCCGGCTCGACGATCGAGGTCGTCTTCGACCACTACGACCCGTCCGAAGGGATACAGCACCTCCGCCTCAAGGGCTCCGCCATCGAGGCCAACTGGGACAACCTCCGCGAGGGCGTCGTCGTCGAGGGCCGCGGGACGAAGGCCGTCAAGGGCGGCCTCGAGGTCGACGTCGACGGCATCCGCGCCTTCATGCCGATCAGCCAGATCGACCTGAATCGCGTCGAGAGCGCCGCCGACTACGTCAACCAGAAGCTCAAGGCGATCGTCACGGAGGTCAACTCCCGCGAGAAGAACCTCGTCATCTCCCGCCGCGAACTCCTCGAGCAGGAACGGGCCGAGCTCCGCGAGAAGACCTGGGCCACGCTCGAGGTGAATCAGACGCGGGAGGGCGTCGTCCGCTCGGTCAAGGACTTCGGCGCGTTCGTGGACATCGGCGGCGTGGACGGCCTGCTGCCGATCGGCGAGATGAGCTGGTCCCGCGTCCAGAAGGTCGAGGACCTAATCAAGACCGGCGACAAGGTCACGGTGAAGGTGCTGAAGATCGACCCCGTCACCCGCAAGCTGACCCTGGGCCTCAAGCAGCTCATGCCGAGCCCCTGGGAGGGCGTGGAGCAGAAGTACCCGCGCGGCCTCATGGTGAACGGCAAGGTCACCAAGCTGATGGAGTTCGGCGCCTTCGTCGAGCTGGAGCCAGGCGTCGAGGGCCTGATCCACGTCACCGAGCTATCCCCGACCCGCGTCCGGAAGATCTCCGACATCGTCAAGCCGGAGCAGGAGGTCGAGGTGCGGATCCTCAAGGTCGAGCCGGACCTGAAGCGGATCTCGTTGTCCCTCCTCCCGGCCAAGGGCAAGGACGCCCCGAAGGCCGACGAGCCCGAGGAAGAGGACGAGCCCGAGACCCCGCCAATCCCCAAGCCCGAGCGCAAGGTGCCCCTCAAGGGCGGCCTCGGCGACAAGGACCGCGGCCTCTTCGGCTGA
- a CDS encoding M16 family metallopeptidase, with the protein MRVAVRVLAVIIAILTSPARAAETDRMGPRLPVEAYELPNGLKVVLHRDASVPRVVVAVAYHVGARNERAGRTGFAHFFEHMMFRGTRNVPNYDIPLQETGAQSNAFTTEDLTVYHETVSSEFLERALYLEAERLAFLPEALDQAKFDTEREVVKNERRQGVDNVPYGQVEEAILQGVFPKGHPYSWSVIGSMRDLDRASLADLRSFFAEFYHPANATLCLAGDFDPSRAKALIGAYFGPLSPGPRPAAPSRRLATPRPASVELADEVELPRIHWAWPTVDEDHPDSAPLGLLAGILASGETSRLYKALVRDLRLAKDVDSDDSPKEIAGYFTLEATAAEGKSIEDIEAVFRKEIGRLKAEAPSPQEVERLKAGAETGTYAGLTTAHGRAVALATGYASKGDPEHYRVELARIFRVTPEDVRRVARKYLVDEKVRILVRPARPGEPKTTVEPVGPDPAPHVAGDAAPAAARKPAPGPDWTKLPGPSEPLPFLAPKYVQASLSNGVRVYIAPWKTLPLVRLSLFVPAGTGDDPAGKSGVAHLMARLLDQGTAGRTATELSEAYELLGASVRVGSGADETSLSVAVLARNFRPTLDLFAEMVTRPRFDPKDFDREQAQQLADLLQGPTQVNWMARRALPAIMFGRSHPYGNPSDGFPATVRALALEDVRAFHAAHFGPKDAVLVVAGDVDPDALIKALERALGGWRGSNPGARPRPAESARPEPGVVYLVDKPDAVQSVIRLGRHWADRRDPRYMATLVGNHLTGGDFLSRLNKNLREDHGYTYGAGSTFDFRRGRSVWGVATSVRADVTGAALAEIVKELDGIGGGRPITEEEVATARWAEARSFPEAFESPSGIAAELAELARFGLPADELESFLPRLERVSAEEVQRAMAEVVAPSGRYILVVGDRKAVEPQLRNAGFRNIRPITHDGSPIRDEPQTHTDEHG; encoded by the coding sequence ATGAGAGTCGCCGTCCGCGTCCTCGCCGTGATCATCGCCATCCTGACATCGCCCGCAAGGGCGGCGGAGACGGATCGAATGGGCCCCAGGCTGCCTGTCGAGGCGTACGAGCTGCCCAACGGGCTGAAGGTCGTCCTCCACAGGGACGCGAGCGTCCCCCGCGTGGTCGTCGCGGTCGCCTACCACGTGGGCGCGCGGAACGAGCGGGCCGGGCGGACGGGCTTCGCGCACTTCTTCGAGCATATGATGTTCCGGGGCACGAGGAACGTGCCGAACTATGACATCCCGCTCCAGGAGACCGGCGCACAGTCGAACGCCTTCACGACCGAGGACCTGACTGTCTATCACGAGACCGTCTCCAGCGAGTTCCTCGAGCGGGCCCTCTACCTCGAGGCCGAGCGCCTGGCCTTCCTGCCCGAGGCCCTCGACCAGGCGAAGTTCGACACCGAGCGCGAGGTCGTGAAGAACGAGCGGCGGCAGGGGGTGGACAACGTCCCGTACGGCCAGGTCGAGGAGGCGATCCTCCAGGGCGTCTTCCCCAAGGGGCATCCCTATTCCTGGTCGGTGATCGGCTCGATGAGGGACCTGGACAGAGCGTCGCTCGCCGACCTCCGCTCGTTCTTCGCCGAGTTCTACCACCCGGCCAACGCCACGCTCTGCCTCGCCGGCGACTTCGACCCCTCGCGGGCGAAGGCCCTGATCGGGGCGTACTTCGGGCCGCTCTCGCCGGGCCCCAGGCCCGCCGCACCGTCGCGTCGGCTCGCCACGCCGAGGCCGGCGTCGGTCGAGCTGGCCGACGAGGTAGAGCTCCCCAGGATCCACTGGGCCTGGCCGACGGTGGACGAGGACCATCCCGACTCCGCGCCGCTCGGCCTGCTCGCGGGCATCCTGGCCTCCGGCGAGACCTCGCGGCTGTACAAGGCGCTCGTCCGCGACCTGCGCCTTGCGAAGGACGTGGACTCGGACGACTCGCCCAAGGAGATCGCCGGGTATTTCACCCTGGAGGCCACCGCGGCCGAGGGCAAGTCGATCGAGGACATCGAGGCCGTCTTCCGCAAGGAGATCGGGCGCCTCAAGGCCGAGGCGCCGTCGCCGCAGGAGGTCGAGCGCCTCAAGGCGGGGGCCGAGACCGGCACGTATGCGGGCCTGACGACGGCCCACGGCCGGGCCGTCGCCCTCGCCACCGGCTACGCCAGCAAGGGCGACCCGGAGCATTACCGCGTCGAGCTCGCGAGGATCTTCCGGGTCACCCCGGAGGACGTCCGCAGGGTCGCCCGGAAGTACCTGGTCGACGAGAAGGTCCGCATCCTCGTGCGTCCCGCCCGCCCCGGCGAGCCCAAGACCACCGTCGAGCCCGTCGGCCCCGACCCCGCCCCGCACGTCGCTGGGGACGCCGCCCCCGCCGCGGCCCGGAAGCCCGCGCCCGGGCCGGACTGGACGAAGCTGCCCGGCCCGTCCGAGCCGCTCCCGTTCCTGGCCCCGAAATATGTTCAGGCCTCGCTCAGCAACGGCGTAAGGGTGTACATCGCCCCGTGGAAGACGCTCCCCCTCGTGCGACTCTCGCTGTTCGTCCCGGCCGGCACCGGGGACGACCCGGCCGGGAAGTCGGGCGTCGCCCATCTCATGGCCCGGCTCCTCGACCAGGGGACGGCCGGACGGACGGCCACCGAGCTCTCCGAGGCCTACGAGCTCCTGGGCGCCTCCGTGCGGGTCGGCTCCGGGGCCGACGAGACGTCCCTCAGCGTGGCCGTTCTCGCCCGCAACTTCCGGCCGACGCTGGACCTCTTCGCCGAGATGGTCACCCGGCCGCGCTTCGACCCGAAGGACTTCGACCGCGAGCAGGCGCAGCAGCTCGCCGACCTGCTCCAGGGGCCGACTCAGGTCAACTGGATGGCCCGCAGGGCCCTCCCCGCGATCATGTTCGGCCGGTCTCACCCCTACGGCAACCCGTCCGACGGCTTCCCCGCCACCGTGAGGGCCCTCGCCCTGGAGGACGTCCGCGCCTTCCACGCCGCCCACTTTGGCCCGAAGGACGCCGTGCTCGTCGTGGCGGGAGACGTCGATCCGGACGCCCTGATTAAGGCCCTGGAACGCGCGCTGGGCGGGTGGCGGGGGTCGAACCCCGGGGCCCGCCCGAGGCCGGCCGAGTCGGCGAGGCCGGAGCCCGGCGTCGTCTACCTGGTGGACAAGCCGGACGCCGTGCAGAGCGTGATCCGCCTGGGCCGGCACTGGGCCGACCGCCGCGACCCGCGGTACATGGCCACGCTCGTCGGCAATCACCTGACCGGCGGGGACTTCCTGAGCCGCCTGAACAAGAACCTCCGCGAGGACCACGGCTACACCTACGGCGCCGGGTCCACCTTCGACTTCCGCCGCGGCCGGAGCGTCTGGGGCGTCGCCACGTCGGTCCGCGCCGACGTCACGGGCGCCGCGCTCGCGGAGATCGTCAAGGAACTGGACGGCATCGGCGGGGGCCGTCCGATCACCGAGGAGGAGGTCGCCACCGCGCGCTGGGCGGAGGCCCGGAGCTTTCCGGAGGCGTTCGAGTCCCCCTCAGGCATCGCCGCCGAGCTCGCCGAGCTGGCCCGCTTCGGCCTTCCCGCCGACGAGCTCGAGAGCTTCCTGCCCCGCCTCGAACGCGTCTCCGCCGAGGAGGTGCAGAGGGCCATGGCCGAGGTCGTCGCCCCATCCGGCCGCTACATCCTGGTCGTCGGGGACCGCAAGGCCGTCGAGCCCCAGCTCCGCAATGCGGGCTTCCGCAACATCCGGCCCATCACCCACGACGGCTCGCCAATACGGGATGAGCCACAGACGCACACGGATGAACACGGATAA
- the argC gene encoding N-acetyl-gamma-glutamyl-phosphate reductase yields the protein MSSRVGVAIVGASGYAARELFRILLNHPGVAITAATSRQDEAPRVDALHPSLARRIDLVCEPFDADRIAGKADFALLALPHTASMAAVPPLRERGVKVIDLSADYRLADAQVYADWYGHAHTDARGLDEAVYGLPELFRPRIPGASLIANPGCYSSTSILALAPLIAEDLIERSGIIVDAKSGVSGGGRAPKPSFHFPECNENFSAYGVGRHRHTPEIDQVLTAVAGGKGDPVETIFTPHLVPMDRGILATVYAQPKRTAVEHDLIELYRSFYASSPFVRVVSHLPATKDSSFTNFCDITVRVVRGKILVLACLDNLVKGAAGVAVQNLNLMLGHPEETALL from the coding sequence GTGAGCAGTCGAGTCGGCGTCGCGATCGTGGGTGCGTCGGGCTATGCGGCCCGCGAGTTGTTCCGGATCCTGCTGAATCACCCCGGCGTCGCGATCACCGCGGCGACGTCGAGGCAGGACGAGGCCCCGCGCGTGGACGCGCTGCACCCCAGCCTGGCGAGGCGGATCGACCTCGTCTGCGAGCCCTTCGACGCGGACCGGATCGCCGGCAAGGCGGACTTCGCCCTGCTGGCCCTGCCGCACACCGCGAGCATGGCGGCGGTCCCGCCGCTCCGCGAGCGGGGAGTCAAGGTGATCGACCTGAGCGCGGATTATCGCCTGGCCGACGCCCAGGTCTACGCCGACTGGTACGGTCACGCTCACACCGACGCGAGGGGCCTCGACGAGGCGGTCTACGGCCTGCCCGAGCTGTTCCGGCCCCGGATCCCGGGCGCCTCGCTGATCGCCAACCCGGGCTGCTACTCGTCGACGAGCATCCTGGCGCTGGCCCCCCTGATCGCCGAGGACCTGATCGAGCGATCGGGCATCATCGTCGACGCCAAGAGCGGCGTGAGCGGCGGCGGACGGGCGCCCAAGCCGAGCTTCCACTTCCCCGAGTGCAACGAGAATTTCTCCGCCTACGGCGTGGGGCGGCATCGCCACACCCCCGAGATCGACCAGGTGCTCACCGCCGTCGCGGGCGGCAAGGGGGATCCCGTCGAGACCATCTTCACGCCCCACCTCGTGCCGATGGACCGGGGCATCCTCGCCACCGTCTACGCCCAGCCGAAGCGGACGGCCGTCGAGCATGACCTCATCGAGCTGTATCGCTCGTTCTACGCGTCCAGCCCGTTCGTCCGGGTGGTCTCCCACCTGCCGGCGACGAAGGACTCGTCGTTCACCAACTTCTGCGACATCACCGTGCGCGTGGTCCGCGGCAAAATCCTGGTCCTCGCCTGCCTCGACAACCTCGTGAAGGGTGCCGCGGGGGTCGCCGTTCAGAACCTCAACCTGATGCTCGGCCATCCGGAGGAGACCGCCCTGCTGTGA
- a CDS encoding carbon storage regulator translates to MLVLSRKLGQAVNLGGEVRITVVKIDGNSVRIGIEAPDEVPVKRLEIAFEVPEPLAAGSPEDLAPDPFI, encoded by the coding sequence ATGCTCGTGCTCAGCAGGAAGCTGGGACAGGCCGTGAATCTCGGCGGGGAAGTCCGGATCACCGTGGTGAAGATCGACGGGAACAGCGTCCGGATCGGCATCGAGGCCCCCGATGAGGTCCCCGTGAAGCGGCTCGAGATCGCGTTCGAGGTGCCCGAGCCCCTCGCCGCCGGCTCCCCCGAAGATCTCGCCCCCGATCCGTTCATCTGA
- a CDS encoding glycerate kinase yields MRIVIAPDKFKGCLTAAEVAEALARGVTSVLPDAEMDRVPMADGGEGTVAALVAATGGRVREAAVTGPMGEPITAEFGLLGDGRTAVLEMAAASGLVLVPKERRDPLRASTRGTGELLRASIRAGVGRVILGIGGSATNDAGAGLGQALGFRLLDADGNELGPGGGELGRLSRIERPEEPPIPDGVEVLVACDVTNPLCGPDGASAVYGPQKGASPEAVRELDRNLARFAEIVARDLKVEIAGVPGSGAAGGLGGGLLAFAGARLARGVDLITEAVRLRDRLDGADLCLTGEGSMDGQTAFGKTAVGVSRLARSLGIPTFAFAGDLGEGVEAVLEEGITAYFSICPGPIALEDAVRRGAELLERAGAQAIRAFLAGRSRR; encoded by the coding sequence ATGCGCATCGTCATCGCGCCCGACAAGTTCAAGGGATGCCTCACCGCCGCCGAGGTGGCGGAGGCCCTGGCGCGCGGCGTCACCTCGGTCCTCCCCGACGCCGAGATGGACCGCGTCCCGATGGCCGACGGCGGCGAGGGGACGGTCGCCGCGCTCGTCGCCGCGACGGGCGGGCGGGTCCGCGAGGCCGCCGTCACGGGGCCGATGGGGGAGCCGATCACGGCGGAGTTCGGCCTCCTCGGCGACGGCCGCACCGCCGTCCTGGAGATGGCCGCGGCCTCCGGACTGGTGCTGGTACCGAAGGAGCGCCGCGATCCCCTCAGGGCCTCGACCCGGGGCACCGGCGAGCTCCTGCGGGCCTCGATCCGGGCCGGGGTCGGACGCGTCATCCTGGGCATCGGCGGCAGCGCGACGAACGACGCCGGCGCCGGGCTCGGCCAGGCGCTCGGATTTCGCCTGCTCGATGCTGACGGCAACGAGTTGGGCCCGGGAGGCGGAGAGCTCGGAAGGCTAAGCCGGATCGAGAGGCCGGAAGAGCCGCCGATCCCGGACGGCGTCGAGGTCCTCGTCGCCTGCGACGTGACGAATCCGCTGTGCGGGCCGGACGGCGCCTCCGCGGTCTACGGGCCGCAGAAAGGGGCGTCGCCGGAGGCGGTCCGGGAGCTGGATCGGAACCTCGCCCGATTCGCCGAGATCGTCGCGCGAGACCTGAAGGTGGAGATCGCCGGCGTCCCGGGATCCGGTGCCGCGGGGGGGCTGGGCGGGGGCCTGCTCGCCTTCGCCGGGGCCAGGCTGGCGCGGGGAGTGGACCTGATCACCGAGGCGGTCCGGCTTCGCGACCGCCTCGATGGGGCCGACCTCTGCCTGACGGGCGAGGGCTCGATGGACGGCCAGACGGCATTCGGCAAGACGGCCGTCGGGGTCTCCCGCCTGGCCCGTTCGCTGGGCATCCCGACCTTCGCCTTCGCCGGCGACCTCGGCGAGGGCGTCGAGGCGGTCCTCGAAGAGGGGATCACCGCCTACTTCAGCATCTGCCCCGGCCCGATCGCGCTGGAAGACGCGGTCCGCCGCGGGGCGGAGCTGCTCGAGAGGGCGGGCGCCCAGGCGATCCGGGCCTTCCTGGCGGGCCGCAGCCGTCGGTAA
- the thiL gene encoding thiamine-phosphate kinase: MDPSSPPPSGEFGLIRWIRERERAGRRGGGTVLGIGDDCAILEPTPGAKLLVTTDMLMDGRHFRLDEDGAEAVGYKAMGVNVSDIAAMAGVPLAAVVSVSLPRVGAAEIARGLHAGLRRMADRFGVDLVGGDTNAWDGPLVVNVTVLGEATSRGAVLRSGARPGDVVCVTGPLGGSLFRGRHLRPEPRVKEALALHEAIPIRAMIDISDGLSSDLGHILEESGGLGAVLDLDRLPIHSDARDLAEEDGTPAYLHALNDGEDFELCVAIDRDDAILLRNLTGLHRIHPVGEIVSEPGLRLRRNDGSMEPILPAGFDHLRGVEA; the protein is encoded by the coding sequence TTGGACCCATCGTCTCCGCCGCCATCGGGCGAGTTCGGCCTCATTCGCTGGATCCGGGAGCGCGAGCGGGCCGGCCGGAGGGGAGGCGGGACCGTGCTGGGCATCGGGGACGATTGCGCGATCCTCGAGCCGACGCCCGGGGCGAAGCTCCTCGTGACGACCGACATGCTGATGGACGGCCGGCATTTCCGCCTGGACGAGGATGGTGCGGAGGCCGTCGGATACAAGGCGATGGGCGTGAACGTCTCCGACATCGCGGCCATGGCGGGCGTGCCCCTCGCCGCCGTCGTCTCCGTCTCCCTGCCGAGGGTCGGCGCCGCGGAGATCGCACGGGGGCTGCATGCGGGCCTCAGGCGGATGGCCGACCGCTTCGGCGTGGACCTCGTCGGGGGCGACACCAACGCCTGGGACGGCCCGCTCGTCGTCAACGTGACCGTGCTCGGGGAGGCCACGTCGCGAGGGGCGGTCTTGCGCTCGGGCGCCCGGCCCGGCGACGTCGTCTGCGTCACCGGCCCGCTCGGCGGCAGCCTCTTCCGGGGGCGGCATCTCCGCCCCGAGCCCAGGGTCAAGGAGGCCCTCGCCTTGCACGAGGCGATACCCATCCGCGCGATGATCGACATCTCCGACGGGCTCTCTTCCGACCTGGGCCACATCCTGGAAGAGAGCGGCGGCCTGGGTGCGGTCCTCGATCTGGATCGGCTCCCGATCCACTCGGATGCCCGGGACCTCGCCGAGGAGGACGGCACGCCCGCGTACCTTCACGCGTTGAACGACGGCGAGGATTTCGAGCTTTGCGTCGCGATCGATCGGGATGATGCGATCCTCTTGAGGAACCTGACGGGCCTGCACCGCATCCACCCCGTCGGGGAAATCGTCTCCGAGCCCGGCCTCCGGCTGCGTCGGAACGACGGCTCTATGGAACCGATCCTCCCGGCCGGATTCGATCACTTGCGAGGCGTCGAGGCATGA
- the tsaE gene encoding tRNA (adenosine(37)-N6)-threonylcarbamoyltransferase complex ATPase subunit type 1 TsaE, which yields MRTTRTETGLLVELDSELETVDFGRRLADRLAPGTIVGLVGPLGAGKTRLARAVAEALGVDPAAIASPTFVLIHEYAGSIPIYHFDVYRLPSREAFEDLGPADYWDAGGICLVEWADRFPGLLPAGAWTIAIEPGPGERRRLTIDVPPGDVGRLEGLDL from the coding sequence ATGAGGACCACGAGGACGGAGACCGGCCTGCTGGTCGAGCTGGACTCCGAGCTGGAGACCGTCGACTTCGGCCGGCGGCTCGCCGATCGGCTCGCCCCGGGGACGATCGTCGGGCTGGTCGGCCCCCTCGGCGCCGGGAAGACGCGGCTGGCCCGTGCCGTGGCCGAGGCCCTCGGCGTCGATCCCGCCGCGATCGCGAGCCCGACCTTCGTCCTCATCCACGAGTACGCCGGGAGCATCCCCATCTACCACTTCGACGTCTACCGGCTGCCCTCTCGCGAGGCGTTCGAGGACCTCGGGCCGGCGGATTACTGGGACGCGGGGGGCATCTGCCTGGTCGAATGGGCCGACCGCTTCCCGGGCCTGCTCCCCGCGGGCGCCTGGACGATCGCGATCGAGCCCGGCCCCGGCGAACGGCGGCGGCTGACGATCGACGTCCCGCCCGGCGACGTCGGGCGGCTGGAAGGGCTCGATCTTTGA